TTCATCCATCCAAATTTTTAGAGTATCACCTGGTGTGAGTGTATCTAATGTTAAGTGGTTTTGGTCGGTATCCATCACACTGAGCATATCGCCGTATGGCACCCCTAAACGAACAAAAATACTACTTAGATTATCACCATCTTGGATCTGATAAGAAAATAGAGGCAAATCTTCATCAACATGGACGGGTTTGGTGGCGGCTACGGCTTTCGCTTCTTCCGCAAGGATTTTATCAATATCTAAAGAGACCGATTTACGTCCATCACCTGATTCAATAATGAAAGCGAGAATAATAAACAGTGCAATAAAGGCCGCACCAATTTTAAGCAACAACGGAAACCGTGGGTGCTGTTTGAATTTTGAAAATGTTTGTTTGGACATAGGACTTAATATCTGTGTTAATCACAAGCAGGAAAATTTGAATCGATATTGGTTAATAATATCTGCACTCAATCGAAATAAAAATGTAATGTTATAACAGACCATTTCAAATCGAAAAGTTCAAAAAATTGGCGGCAAATGTAACTTAATCTTACGAAAAAAGCGAGCGCTAGGAGAGATTAGCACTCGCTTATTTTAACAAAGTAAGATTTCCTATCACCTTGAGGTGGGTGAAGATTCTGTCCTTAACGCAACAATACGCAAACGGTTACATCGGTTTCGGGGTCAACATTCCTTCCGTAATAATAAAATCAATGATGGTATCCAAACCAATACTCTCTTTGAGGTTAGTAAACACATAAGGCTTGGTCGGACGCATACGTTGGGTATCCGATTCCATTACTTCTAAGGACGCACCAACGTACGGGGCTAAATCAATTTTATTGATCACTAATAAATCTGAACGTGTAATACCCGGACCACCTTTACGAGGAATTTTCTCCCCTTCCGCTACATCAATTACGTAAATAGTGAGGTCGGCAAGCTCTGGGCTGAAGGTCGCACTTAGGTTGTCCCCACCACTTTCGACAAAGACGACATCTAAGTTTTTATGACGCTTAGCCAGTTCTTCCACCGCCGCTAAGTTCATCGAGGCATCCTCGCGAATCGCGGTATGAGGGCAGCCCCCCGTTTCCACCCCAATGATGCGATCGGCGGCTAAGGCTTCGGCGCGAGTTAGAATCTTGGCATCTTCTTGAGTGTAAATATCATTGGTTACGACTGCGATATTCAGACGGTCGCGAATGGCTTTGCACAACACTTCCAATAATGCCGTTTTACCAGAGCCCACCGGGCCACCGATACCAATACGAAGCGGTTGTTTATAGGTTTCTTGAGACATGATCTTTCCTTAATCTTGTGACGGTTCCCGTGATAACGCCATCGCGCTAAGAACGAAACAGTCGAGTATATTGAGTTTCATGACGACTACTGGCAATCGCCACCGAAGGCGTAAAGCTGCCAATCTCGTCATCTTGAATTTGATTGGCTTTCACAATGCATTGCGGCAATTTTTCTGACAAAGTAAGCAAGGCTTTCTGGCCGGAAGTTTGCCCTAAAGGTACCAATTTCACGCCAGCCATCACCATATTTTCCGCCCAGCTCCACAAATAACCTTGTTGTAAACTGTGCAGCGAAATCCCCCACGCTTTGGCGGCGACACAAAAGCCTAATAGCTGATTTTGTGTCGCAGCATGAGGTTCGTTTTCAGGTTGCCATTGTGCTTGGATCGGCAAATCCAATTGCTTTAATAAGGTAAATAATGCTTTACCTCGTTGCAGCTCTTCGGCGCGAAGCTCGCGAGTTTCTCGACAAGAATATAAGTAGTCACTCCAATAATGGATAGTCGTTTGGTCATCGCTTGCAAGTGCTTGATAAAACTTGGCTAAGATCGGTAACTCTAAAGTGACTAAACTGTTATTAAGCATCATTTCCAGCCAATCCACCATTTGCTTTTGATTGCTTACCCAACCCGCTTCAACCGCCCATTCTAAGCCTTGGGAATAGGTAAATCCCCCTATTGGCAAAGAAGGGCTGATCAGTTGAAACAGGCGAAAACTCGCAACGTCAGTCGGTTGTGGTTCAAATGTCATAATGTGTTATGAGGCCATCATCAAAGCAATGCCAGACGCCGCAATACCAGCACCTAACCATTTACTGGCGAGCAAGTGTGAGGCGCGCTCCCCAACGAACATAATCAATGAGGCCGCCACGAGCATACCGGCACCAAATCCCATTAGGCCACCTGTGGCTTCAACGCCATGTGCATAACCATGGAAAAACACCAAACCAATGGAAGCGGTCACTAAAAACTGTGTCATCGATTCACGGCTGGTAAAGGCATTCCAAATCCCTAATGCCACCACAAATACAGAGGCAGCGATCATCAATTCGACGCCACTAATCGCCCCGATAATACGCCCAGCAGCCAGTCCCAATGTTAGTGTCAACAAGGCCGCAACCGCCAAGCTAATTTTACCTTTAGCGTTGGTGTCATTAACACGCACACGGTTAATAAGCATGCCTAAACCAAGTAACATCACTAAATGGTCAAGGCCGGTTAATGGGTGAATAAAGCCTTCCATGAAGGAATGATGACTCCCATGCTCCATATGCCCAACATGGGCAAACGCCGCTGGCGCTGCAAAAAGAGAAGCAAGTGTTAATAAACGCGTTAATTTCATGGCAAATATCCTTATTTTTTATTCTCTATACTGCATATTCAATTTATTGATACGCTTGTTACTCAAAAACAAATAAACGGGTCAGATCCAACTTGGCCAATTAATGAGCATGTTGGTGATCATGGTGATGATGACCGCCAGAACGACCACCATAAGCACCGTCTTCGGGTTCAAATGGCGCTTGTTCTACCGTGACTTTCGCGCCTAACCCAACCACCATGTCATCAAGGACATGATCATGTTGATAGCGTACCCAACCTTCCGCGATTTGTAGCGGTACATGACGATTACCTAAATGGTAGGTTACTCGGTTAAGCAACAGCGCATCTTGGCAATACACGCTCGATACCGTTTCTGGTGCCGCTTGCACTTCCACCAATAAACCGCATTCACTTTGTAGCACTTGCCCACCACGCAAAATATGACCACGCGGTAAGAAAAGGCCAGCATCGCGACCATCATCTAACACCACTTTTAAGCGGCTTTTAATGCGGCTATTAATAGGAAGGCTCAAGACGCCATCAATTTTCTGTTGTTCTAATGAATCTGTAATTACTTTGGTTAATTCGATCATGATTTTTTATCCAATTATTGGTTCCTGGTTCCTGGTTCCTGGTTCCTGGTTCCTGGTTCCTGGTTCCTGGTTCCTGGTTCCTGGTTCCTGGTTCCTGGTTCCTGGTTCCTGGTTCCTGGTTCCTGGTTCCTGGAGGAAAGCTTTCCGTGACAACCATATTAAAGCAAGCGCAAATATCTATTTATTACGCACAATATTCAGCGTCAGCCACCTAGGGACTAGGAACCATAAACTAGGGCCTCTCTTTTGGGACCAGGGCCTAGAAACATTTATCTAAAAAAGAAAATACCGCTGCGCCATGGGTAATACTTCCGCTGGCTCACAGGTGAGTAATTGCCCATCGGCTCTCACTTCATAGGTTTGTGAATCAACTTCTATTTTGGGCTGCCAGTCATTTAGTTTCATATCCGCTTTGGAAATATTGCGACAGTTTTTTGCCACACCAATCAAGCTGCCTAGACCTAGCTGCCCTGCAATGTCTTTCTCTTGCGCCGCTTGTGACACAAAGAGCATTGAGGTGCGTTTTGATGCTTTGCCATAACTGCCAAACATAGAACGATAATGCACAGGTTGGGGGGTTGGAATCGAGGCATTAGGATCGCCCATGGGAGCCATGGCAATCATGCCACCTTTGACAATCGCACTCGGTTTCACTCCAAAAAATGCCGGTTTCCACAGCACTAAATCGGCCAGTTTACCCACTTCAATTGAGCCTACTTCATGACCAATACCATGAGTGATGGCGGGGTTAATGGTGTATTTCGCCACATATCGACGTAATCGGAAATTATCATTGGGCGTCGTGTGTCCAAACTTGTCAGCCTGAGCATCAAAGGCTTGTTGATCTTGTTGAAGTGTGCCGCGTTGCACTTTCATTTTATGAGCCGTTTGCCAAGTTCGCAACACCACCTCTCCCACCCGCCCCATGGCTTGTGAATCAGAGGCGATCATCGAAAACGCGCCTAAATCGTGCAAAATATCTTCAGCCGCAATGGTTTCGCGGCGAATACGTGATTCAGCAAAGGCCACATCTTCGGCAATCGATGGCGACAAGTGATGACAGACCATCAACATATCTAAATGCTCATCA
This Vibrio aphrogenes DNA region includes the following protein-coding sequences:
- the ureG gene encoding urease accessory protein UreG, whose translation is MSQETYKQPLRIGIGGPVGSGKTALLEVLCKAIRDRLNIAVVTNDIYTQEDAKILTRAEALAADRIIGVETGGCPHTAIREDASMNLAAVEELAKRHKNLDVVFVESGGDNLSATFSPELADLTIYVIDVAEGEKIPRKGGPGITRSDLLVINKIDLAPYVGASLEVMESDTQRMRPTKPYVFTNLKESIGLDTIIDFIITEGMLTPKPM
- a CDS encoding urease accessory protein UreF, coding for MTFEPQPTDVASFRLFQLISPSLPIGGFTYSQGLEWAVEAGWVSNQKQMVDWLEMMLNNSLVTLELPILAKFYQALASDDQTTIHYWSDYLYSCRETRELRAEELQRGKALFTLLKQLDLPIQAQWQPENEPHAATQNQLLGFCVAAKAWGISLHSLQQGYLWSWAENMVMAGVKLVPLGQTSGQKALLTLSEKLPQCIVKANQIQDDEIGSFTPSVAIASSRHETQYTRLFRS
- a CDS encoding HupE/UreJ family protein, with protein sequence MKLTRLLTLASLFAAPAAFAHVGHMEHGSHHSFMEGFIHPLTGLDHLVMLLGLGMLINRVRVNDTNAKGKISLAVAALLTLTLGLAAGRIIGAISGVELMIAASVFVVALGIWNAFTSRESMTQFLVTASIGLVFFHGYAHGVEATGGLMGFGAGMLVAASLIMFVGERASHLLASKWLGAGIAASGIALMMAS
- the ureE gene encoding urease accessory protein UreE — encoded protein: MIELTKVITDSLEQQKIDGVLSLPINSRIKSRLKVVLDDGRDAGLFLPRGHILRGGQVLQSECGLLVEVQAAPETVSSVYCQDALLLNRVTYHLGNRHVPLQIAEGWVRYQHDHVLDDMVVGLGAKVTVEQAPFEPEDGAYGGRSGGHHHHDHQHAH